In Luteibacter mycovicinus, a genomic segment contains:
- the gspE gene encoding type II secretion system ATPase GspE, whose protein sequence is MTEYKDMLTGEPGEAQVCAHLVAHGRLKDTDLARARRLHDETPDGTLTSLMARLGLVSERDLADAWADLLRLDLLAAKDAPELPPADVELSVRFLKQYHVVPVREGDEGLGLLVADPADPYPLQAVRLATGREVRLRVGLRSEIDDLIERYYGQGRSAMGSIVESLDGTAAVEDDVEHLRDLASEAPVIRLVNLILQRAVEQRASDVHIEPFENRLKVRYRIDGVLHEVEAPPSSSTAAVISRVKIMARLNIAERRLPQDGRIQLRVQGKELDLRVSTVPTSFGESVVMRILDRESVVFDFESLGFTGHFRDRFVEVLDRPHGILLVTGPTGSGKTTTLYTALSQINTPDVKIITVEDPVEYQIEGINQIQVKPQIGLDFTGALRSIVRQDPDVIMIGEMRDLETCRIAIQSALTGHLVLSTLHTNSASGGITRMLDMGVEDYLLGSTVNGILAQRLVRRLDPETAVPYEALPEVIEQFELHKYTDERPIRLWKPGTSTANPTGYRGRRAIMEFLIMSDPLRRLVMQRADAGEIERLARAEGMRTMYEDGLAKAVAGITTIEEVLRVTQES, encoded by the coding sequence ATGACCGAATATAAGGACATGCTCACCGGGGAACCCGGCGAAGCCCAGGTTTGCGCGCATCTGGTCGCGCACGGCCGCCTGAAGGACACCGATCTCGCGCGGGCGCGCCGCCTGCACGATGAGACCCCGGATGGCACGCTGACCTCGCTCATGGCGCGGCTTGGCCTGGTCTCCGAGCGCGATCTTGCCGACGCCTGGGCCGATCTGCTGCGGCTGGACCTGCTCGCCGCCAAGGATGCTCCCGAGCTGCCGCCGGCCGACGTCGAACTCTCCGTAAGATTTCTCAAGCAATATCATGTCGTGCCGGTGCGCGAGGGCGACGAAGGCCTCGGCCTGCTCGTGGCCGACCCCGCCGATCCTTACCCGCTGCAGGCGGTGCGCCTGGCGACGGGCCGTGAGGTCCGGTTGCGCGTGGGCCTGCGCTCGGAAATCGACGATCTGATCGAGCGTTATTACGGCCAGGGTCGTTCCGCCATGGGCAGCATCGTCGAAAGCCTCGACGGCACCGCGGCGGTCGAAGACGATGTCGAGCACCTGCGCGATCTCGCTTCCGAAGCGCCGGTCATCCGCCTGGTCAACCTGATTCTTCAGCGTGCGGTCGAGCAGCGCGCATCGGACGTGCACATCGAGCCGTTCGAGAACCGCCTGAAGGTGCGCTATCGCATCGATGGCGTGCTGCACGAGGTCGAAGCGCCGCCGTCCAGTTCGACGGCGGCTGTCATATCCCGTGTAAAGATCATGGCGCGGCTCAACATCGCCGAGCGTCGCCTGCCGCAGGATGGTCGTATTCAGCTCCGCGTGCAGGGCAAGGAGCTCGACCTTCGCGTCTCCACGGTGCCGACCAGCTTTGGCGAGTCGGTGGTCATGCGTATTCTCGACCGCGAATCGGTCGTGTTCGATTTTGAATCGCTGGGCTTCACGGGGCATTTCCGCGACCGCTTCGTGGAGGTGCTCGACCGGCCGCATGGCATCCTGCTCGTCACCGGACCTACCGGTTCGGGCAAGACGACCACGCTGTACACCGCGCTGTCGCAGATCAATACGCCCGACGTGAAGATCATCACCGTCGAGGACCCGGTCGAATACCAGATCGAGGGCATCAACCAGATTCAGGTGAAACCGCAGATCGGACTGGACTTCACCGGTGCGCTGCGCTCGATCGTCCGTCAGGATCCGGACGTCATCATGATCGGCGAAATGCGCGATCTGGAAACCTGCCGGATCGCGATCCAGTCGGCGCTCACGGGCCATCTGGTGTTGTCGACGCTGCATACCAACAGCGCATCGGGTGGCATCACCCGCATGCTCGACATGGGCGTGGAGGATTACCTCCTGGGCTCCACCGTCAACGGCATCCTGGCCCAGCGTCTGGTTCGCCGGCTCGATCCCGAGACGGCCGTCCCGTACGAGGCCCTGCCCGAAGTCATCGAGCAGTTCGAGCTGCACAAATACACCGACGAGCGCCCCATCCGTCTGTGGAAGCCCGGCACCAGCACGGCCAATCCGACGGGCTATCGCGGACGTCGGGCGATCATGGAGTTCCTCATCATGAGCGATCCGCTGCGCCGCCTGGTCATGCAGCGCGCCGATGCCGGTGAGATCGAACGGCTGGCACGCGCCGAGGGCATGCGCACGATGTACGAGGACGGTCTCGCGAAGGCGGTGGCTGGGATCACCACGATCGAGGAAGTCCTGCGCGTGACGCAGGAATCCTAG
- a CDS encoding ESPR-type extended signal peptide-containing protein, whose translation MNTIYSKVWNKSLGILVVASELARANGKGGASRRLRAAMAALPLAAGVMLALASAPVQAKDNGTVCGGFLFGLQGKAPSAKGDDAFACGQAAKAMGDFSIAIGTDAKASGHSSSAVGQDAQATGDFSSAIGQGTRATGADSTAIGQGANAASVSSTAIGRGARAIAKNAVAIGSDSIANRADTVSVGRAGAERQVVNVAAGTQATDAVNKGQLDQVSTTVTGVSKRVDTLSKRVDGVQGDVTALADSVSDAAHYYKANGAGDGSDDAQATGDYATASGSGAFANGTGASATGAGAVANGQFATATGYGSVAAGQNSSAYGSGAQASANSATAIGGQALDADGKPLITYNATGEAVGPATASGLASTAIGASAQAEGEFATALGTAAFAQGEQSTASGFLAQASGAGSTATGSQAFADGDLSVATGYGSAAYSAGATAVGGGASASGAGSVAIGQYAETGFGLFGLEAENAVALGTNSWALGNNATALGANAWALGENSVALGAGSTADRDNTVSVGDVGSERQITNVAAGTEGTDAVNKAQLDTSVSDATRYFKATGNGDGSDDALATGNYATASGAGAFAGADGASAFGSGAVATGSNATATGYGSVATGQNSAAYGAGSQANGPGSVAVGGVAVDEDGNPLITNAGLPVDTGATSAGVGGTAVGASAQASGFAASSFGVGAYASGAQGLALGAVANATGDYSTAVGTQSAATGASSVAVGESAQATGDESVAVGGSTFFGFIPAQATGTGAAAFGAGAWATADYATALGWNTYAAAESSTAVGESASAQDLGSSALGAQSLASGVQSTAVGAVATTTGDFASAIGSGSYAAANNATAVGGLASATGENSTATGANAEASGTGSTATGESSAAFGDESLAHGHGAIADGTGASSVGSGSFASGDYTTAVGQGAIAQGIGSSAIGSGASTNASFATAGGYGSVASGQNSSAYGSGAQASANGATAIGAQALDADGNPLITYNATGEAVGPATASGLAATAVGASAQAEGAYATALGTAAFAQGEQSTASGFLAQASGAGSTATGSQSFADGSLSVANGYGSSAYSAGATAVGGGASASGVGSVAIGQYAETGFGLFGLEAENAIALGTNSWALGNNATALGANAWALGENSIALGAGSTADRDNSVSVGDVGSERQITNVAAGTEATDAVNKGQLDAVSSATSDASHYFKANGIGDGSDDALASGNYATAAGSGAFAAADGASAFGSGAVATGTNATATGYGSVATGQNSAAYGAGSQANGPGSVAVGGVAVDADGNPLITSGGVPVDTGATSADVGGTAVGASAQASGFAASSLGVGAYASGAQATALGAVANATGDLSTAVGTQSAASGASSIAVGESAQATGDESVAVGGSTFFGFIPAQAAGTGASAFGAGAWATADYATALGWNSWADGVSSTAIGESAIAGAANSVALGASSYSDRANTVSVGDVGSERQITNVAAGTEATDAVNKGQLDAVSSATSDASHYFRANGAGDGSDDAQAVGDYASASGSGAFAAGTGATATGAGAVAANDFATANGYGSVASGKNAAAFGAGAQATGAGSVAVGGNAIDEDGNALISDANGNPVDTGATSAGVGGTAVGASSQASGFAATSAGVGAYASGAQSTALGAVANATGDYSTAVGTSTTASGAGSVAVGGPSNLAGFGLIYTGATGDSAAAFGAGAQATADYATALGGVAAAEGVGSTALGYFAYAPGDNATALGINSWASGASSVSVGDFSTARGAGSVALGANSLVTTPATNAVAIGNGSTATTANSVALGSNANADRANTVSVGARGSERQVTNVAAGTQGTDAANVQQLTDLADSVSSAAHYVSATGAGDGSDDASATGAYATATGAGSSASGDLSTAQGAFATASKTSATAIGASANAGAASATAIGDSARALGVNSVALGAGSVATRANTVSVGSASGNRQITNVAAGTQTTDAVNLGQLNTALSSAFSGTSNAAGNAVAMALGGGATMGASGFVGPVYRVQGSSYGTVGDAVGALDGALSSLDTRVGQLESKSGGSTIPGGTPVRRNSVISPTVVGASAPVTADAVVAAPVAAAPVVAAAPAVAAAVVDGTGNGTAIGAGSYAKDPTDLAVGTNASVGAENGTAVGTGATVTAAATNSVALGANSVADQANTVSVGSAGAERRVTNVATGTAPTDAANLGQVDQAVATAKSYADQGDATTLSSAKAYTDQKFGDVVSGGAFDDYKRTVDRRFSNLNDRLNKVGAMGAAMSQMAFSTQGVSGDNRMGVGVGGYKGQGALSVGYSRALSPRASLTFGASISGGESSGGVGVGVGW comes from the coding sequence ATGAACACCATCTACAGCAAGGTCTGGAACAAATCGCTTGGCATTCTGGTCGTGGCATCGGAGCTGGCTCGGGCAAACGGCAAGGGCGGCGCCTCCCGACGCCTTCGCGCCGCCATGGCGGCACTGCCGCTGGCGGCCGGTGTGATGCTGGCGCTGGCCAGTGCGCCTGTACAGGCGAAAGACAACGGCACGGTATGCGGTGGCTTCCTCTTCGGTCTGCAGGGCAAGGCACCGAGCGCGAAGGGCGACGACGCCTTTGCGTGCGGTCAGGCGGCGAAGGCCATGGGCGATTTCAGCATCGCCATCGGCACTGACGCGAAGGCGAGTGGCCATTCCAGCTCGGCGGTAGGACAGGACGCGCAGGCGACCGGTGATTTTTCATCGGCGATCGGTCAGGGGACGCGCGCGACGGGTGCGGACAGTACGGCGATCGGACAGGGCGCGAATGCCGCCTCCGTATCGAGCACGGCGATCGGCCGCGGCGCACGCGCCATCGCGAAGAACGCGGTTGCGATCGGCAGCGACTCCATTGCCAACCGCGCCGATACCGTCTCGGTCGGCCGCGCCGGCGCCGAACGCCAAGTGGTCAATGTCGCGGCGGGCACGCAGGCGACGGACGCGGTGAACAAGGGTCAGCTCGACCAGGTGTCGACGACCGTGACCGGTGTATCGAAGCGCGTGGACACGTTGTCGAAGCGCGTCGATGGCGTGCAGGGCGATGTGACCGCGCTCGCCGACAGCGTCAGCGACGCGGCGCACTACTACAAGGCCAACGGCGCCGGTGACGGCAGCGACGACGCGCAGGCGACGGGCGATTACGCGACGGCGTCGGGCTCCGGCGCCTTCGCTAACGGCACCGGTGCGAGCGCGACCGGTGCGGGCGCCGTCGCCAACGGACAGTTCGCGACGGCAACGGGCTACGGCTCGGTCGCCGCGGGACAGAACAGTTCCGCTTACGGGTCGGGTGCGCAGGCATCGGCCAACAGCGCCACGGCCATCGGCGGCCAGGCGCTCGACGCCGACGGCAAACCGCTGATCACCTATAACGCGACCGGTGAGGCGGTGGGTCCGGCAACGGCCTCGGGTCTCGCTTCCACGGCCATCGGTGCAAGTGCACAGGCGGAAGGTGAATTCGCCACCGCGCTGGGTACGGCCGCGTTCGCTCAGGGCGAGCAGTCGACGGCGAGCGGTTTCCTCGCCCAGGCGTCCGGCGCCGGTTCGACTGCGACCGGTTCGCAGGCCTTCGCCGATGGCGACCTCTCGGTCGCGACCGGCTACGGTTCGGCCGCATACAGCGCGGGCGCGACGGCCGTCGGCGGCGGTGCCAGCGCCTCCGGTGCGGGAAGCGTCGCGATCGGTCAGTACGCCGAAACGGGTTTTGGCCTGTTCGGTCTCGAAGCCGAGAATGCGGTAGCACTCGGTACCAACAGCTGGGCACTCGGCAACAACGCGACAGCGCTGGGTGCCAACGCGTGGGCACTGGGCGAAAATTCCGTGGCGCTGGGCGCCGGTTCGACAGCGGATCGCGATAACACCGTCTCCGTCGGCGATGTCGGCAGCGAGCGCCAGATCACCAACGTCGCGGCCGGTACCGAGGGTACCGACGCGGTGAACAAGGCACAGCTCGACACGTCCGTGAGCGACGCGACGCGCTACTTCAAGGCGACTGGCAATGGTGACGGGTCGGACGACGCGCTCGCCACCGGAAACTACGCGACCGCTTCCGGTGCCGGTGCGTTTGCCGGTGCTGACGGTGCCAGCGCGTTCGGTAGCGGAGCTGTAGCCACGGGTTCGAATGCCACGGCGACAGGCTATGGCAGCGTGGCGACGGGACAGAATAGCGCGGCCTACGGTGCCGGTTCGCAGGCGAATGGCCCGGGCAGTGTCGCCGTGGGTGGTGTGGCCGTGGACGAAGACGGCAATCCGTTGATCACCAACGCGGGTCTGCCGGTCGATACGGGTGCGACCAGCGCCGGTGTCGGTGGCACCGCGGTCGGTGCCAGTGCCCAGGCAAGTGGCTTCGCGGCCTCGTCGTTTGGCGTGGGTGCGTATGCCAGTGGCGCGCAGGGTCTCGCCCTCGGCGCCGTGGCCAACGCCACCGGCGACTATTCCACGGCGGTCGGCACGCAGAGCGCGGCGACGGGCGCGAGCAGCGTCGCGGTGGGTGAAAGTGCGCAGGCCACGGGCGACGAGAGTGTCGCGGTCGGTGGCAGTACCTTCTTCGGCTTCATCCCGGCACAGGCGACGGGCACGGGCGCGGCGGCCTTCGGTGCCGGTGCCTGGGCGACGGCGGATTACGCGACGGCGCTGGGCTGGAACACGTACGCCGCCGCCGAAAGCAGCACGGCGGTCGGTGAAAGCGCGAGTGCGCAGGATCTCGGTTCCAGCGCACTCGGTGCGCAGTCGCTGGCCAGTGGTGTGCAGTCCACGGCGGTCGGTGCGGTGGCGACGACGACGGGCGACTTCGCATCCGCGATCGGTAGCGGAAGCTACGCGGCGGCGAACAACGCCACAGCCGTCGGTGGTCTCGCGTCGGCGACGGGCGAGAATTCGACCGCTACGGGCGCCAATGCGGAAGCATCCGGGACGGGTTCCACCGCGACCGGCGAGAGCAGCGCGGCGTTCGGCGATGAATCGCTTGCACACGGCCATGGAGCGATTGCCGACGGCACGGGTGCGTCGAGCGTCGGCTCGGGTAGTTTCGCCAGCGGCGACTACACGACGGCGGTCGGTCAGGGCGCGATCGCGCAGGGTATCGGATCGTCGGCCATCGGCAGCGGGGCGAGCACCAACGCGTCGTTCGCCACCGCCGGCGGCTATGGATCCGTTGCATCGGGTCAGAACAGCTCGGCCTACGGTTCCGGCGCGCAGGCCTCGGCGAACGGCGCGACAGCGATCGGTGCGCAAGCCCTCGATGCCGACGGCAATCCGTTGATTACCTACAACGCGACCGGCGAAGCCGTCGGTCCGGCAACGGCCTCCGGTCTCGCCGCCACCGCCGTTGGCGCCAGCGCGCAGGCCGAAGGTGCTTACGCGACGGCACTGGGCACCGCGGCATTCGCGCAGGGTGAGCAATCCACGGCCAGCGGCTTCCTCGCTCAGGCCTCTGGCGCAGGCTCGACCGCCACCGGTTCGCAGTCCTTTGCCGATGGCAGTCTCTCTGTAGCGAACGGTTATGGTTCGTCGGCGTACAGCGCCGGTGCGACGGCCGTCGGTGGCGGTGCCAGCGCATCGGGTGTCGGCAGTGTCGCGATCGGTCAGTACGCGGAAACCGGTTTCGGGCTGTTCGGGCTCGAGGCTGAGAATGCGATCGCGCTCGGCACGAATAGCTGGGCACTCGGCAACAACGCAACGGCCCTCGGCGCCAATGCATGGGCGTTGGGCGAGAACTCCATCGCACTGGGCGCAGGCTCAACGGCCGATCGCGATAATTCCGTGTCGGTGGGTGACGTCGGCAGCGAACGGCAGATCACGAACGTCGCGGCCGGTACCGAGGCGACGGACGCGGTGAACAAGGGACAGCTGGACGCGGTATCCAGTGCGACCAGCGATGCGAGCCATTACTTCAAGGCTAACGGCATCGGCGACGGATCGGATGATGCCCTGGCTTCGGGTAACTACGCGACCGCCGCAGGTTCCGGTGCATTCGCCGCGGCCGACGGTGCCAGTGCGTTCGGCAGCGGTGCGGTGGCGACGGGTACAAATGCGACGGCAACGGGCTACGGCAGCGTCGCCACCGGCCAGAACAGTGCGGCTTACGGCGCGGGCTCGCAGGCGAATGGTCCCGGAAGCGTCGCCGTCGGCGGCGTGGCGGTCGATGCCGATGGCAATCCGCTGATCACCAGCGGCGGTGTGCCTGTCGACACGGGCGCCACGAGCGCGGATGTCGGTGGAACGGCGGTCGGCGCCAGCGCGCAGGCCAGCGGCTTTGCGGCTTCGTCGCTGGGTGTCGGTGCGTACGCGAGCGGTGCACAGGCCACGGCGCTTGGCGCGGTGGCCAACGCGACAGGCGATCTCTCCACAGCCGTCGGCACGCAAAGCGCGGCGAGTGGTGCCAGCAGCATCGCCGTCGGTGAAAGTGCGCAGGCCACGGGTGACGAGAGCGTCGCCGTCGGCGGAAGCACCTTCTTCGGCTTCATTCCGGCACAGGCCGCGGGCACGGGTGCCTCCGCCTTCGGTGCGGGCGCCTGGGCGACGGCGGACTACGCGACCGCGCTGGGCTGGAACAGCTGGGCGGATGGCGTGAGCAGCACGGCGATCGGCGAATCCGCCATCGCCGGTGCGGCGAATTCGGTCGCACTCGGTGCGAGCTCGTATTCCGACCGCGCGAATACCGTCTCGGTGGGCGATGTCGGCAGCGAGCGGCAGATCACCAACGTCGCCGCGGGTACCGAAGCGACGGACGCGGTGAACAAGGGTCAGCTGGATGCCGTGTCGAGCGCGACCAGCGATGCGAGCCATTACTTCCGCGCCAATGGTGCGGGCGATGGCAGCGACGATGCGCAGGCGGTCGGTGACTACGCCAGCGCGTCCGGCTCGGGCGCCTTCGCGGCCGGTACGGGAGCGACGGCGACCGGTGCGGGTGCGGTTGCCGCGAACGACTTCGCTACGGCCAACGGGTATGGGAGCGTCGCCAGTGGCAAGAACGCCGCGGCGTTCGGTGCCGGCGCGCAGGCAACCGGCGCGGGAAGCGTCGCGGTGGGTGGCAATGCCATCGATGAAGACGGCAACGCGCTGATCTCCGATGCCAACGGCAATCCGGTCGATACCGGTGCGACGAGTGCCGGCGTCGGCGGTACCGCGGTAGGTGCGAGCTCGCAGGCGAGCGGTTTCGCCGCGACATCGGCCGGTGTCGGCGCTTACGCCAGCGGCGCGCAGTCGACGGCACTGGGTGCGGTCGCCAATGCCACCGGCGACTACTCGACGGCGGTCGGTACGTCGACCACGGCGTCTGGCGCGGGCTCGGTCGCCGTGGGTGGCCCGAGCAACCTGGCGGGCTTCGGCCTCATCTACACCGGTGCCACGGGTGACAGCGCGGCCGCCTTCGGTGCGGGGGCGCAGGCGACGGCGGATTATGCGACGGCCCTCGGTGGTGTCGCGGCGGCGGAAGGCGTCGGGAGCACGGCACTCGGCTACTTCGCGTATGCGCCGGGCGACAACGCGACGGCACTGGGCATCAACAGCTGGGCCTCGGGTGCGAGCAGCGTTTCCGTGGGCGACTTCTCCACGGCGCGCGGCGCAGGCAGTGTCGCCCTCGGCGCCAACAGTCTCGTCACGACGCCGGCCACCAACGCCGTCGCCATTGGCAACGGCTCGACGGCCACGACGGCCAACAGCGTGGCGCTCGGTTCCAACGCCAATGCCGACCGCGCCAACACGGTGTCCGTGGGCGCGCGCGGCAGCGAGCGTCAGGTCACCAACGTCGCCGCGGGCACGCAGGGCACGGACGCGGCGAACGTCCAGCAGCTGACGGACCTTGCGGACAGCGTGAGCTCCGCGGCGCACTACGTGTCCGCCACGGGTGCCGGCGATGGCTCCGACGACGCCAGTGCGACGGGCGCCTATGCCACGGCCACCGGTGCGGGAAGCAGCGCCAGCGGCGATCTGTCGACGGCGCAGGGTGCGTTCGCCACGGCCAGCAAGACCTCGGCGACGGCGATCGGTGCTTCCGCCAACGCCGGTGCGGCCAGCGCCACGGCGATCGGTGACAGCGCTCGCGCCCTCGGGGTGAATTCCGTCGCCCTCGGTGCGGGATCGGTGGCGACCCGCGCGAACACCGTGTCGGTGGGCAGCGCGTCGGGCAACCGGCAGATCACCAACGTGGCGGCGGGTACGCAGACCACCGATGCGGTGAACCTGGGGCAGCTGAACACGGCACTCTCGAGCGCCTTCTCGGGCACCTCGAACGCGGCGGGTAACGCCGTGGCGATGGCGCTCGGCGGCGGCGCGACGATGGGCGCGAGCGGATTCGTCGGCCCGGTCTACCGGGTGCAGGGAAGCTCGTACGGGACGGTCGGCGATGCGGTCGGTGCGCTGGACGGGGCGTTGTCGTCCCTCGATACGCGGGTCGGTCAGCTCGAGTCGAAGTCGGGTGGATCCACGATTCCGGGCGGGACGCCCGTGCGGCGCAATTCGGTGATATCGCCGACGGTGGTCGGCGCGTCCGCACCGGTCACGGCCGATGCCGTGGTTGCCGCGCCGGTGGCCGCCGCGCCGGTAGTTGCCGCCGCGCCCGCGGTCGCCGCCGCCGTCGTCGACGGCACCGGTAACGGCACCGCCATCGGCGCGGGTAGCTACGCCAAGGATCCTACCGATCTCGCGGTGGGTACCAATGCCAGCGTCGGCGCCGAGAACGGCACCGCCGTGGGTACGGGAGCCACCGTGACGGCGGCCGCGACGAACAGCGTGGCGCTGGGTGCGAATTCGGTCGCCGATCAGGCCAATACCGTATCGGTCGGCAGCGCGGGCGCGGAGCGTCGCGTGACGAACGTCGCGACTGGAACGGCACCCACCGACGCCGCCAATCTCGGCCAGGTCGATCAGGCCGTTGCCACCGCCAAGTCGTACGCCGATCAGGGCGACGCGACGACGCTGAGCAGCGCCAAGGCCTACACCGACCAGAAGTTCGGCGATGTGGTCAGCGGCGGCGCCTTCGATGACTACAAGCGTACGGTGGACCGTCGCTTCAGCAACCTCAACGACCGCCTGAACAAGGTGGGCGCGATGGGCGCGGCGATGTCGCAGATGGCCTTCAGCACGCAGGGGGTCAGCGGTGACAACCGCATGGGTGTGGGCGTCGGCGGCTACAAGGGGCAGGGAGCCCTGTCAGTCGGCTACTCGCGCGCCCTGTCGCCCCGTGCCAGCCTGACCTTCGGCGCATCGATCAGCGGAGGCGAGTCGTCGGGTGGCGTGGGTGTAGGCGTGGGCTGGTAA
- a CDS encoding PA domain-containing protein, with product MIRRSLLFTALAAAGLFTAVSTQAAEIKIVNQDVGTGKGLDDPTPATPVGGNPGTTVGKQALNVYQFAADIWGAVLQSDVTISNGATFEPLSCDATSGVLGSSGTTYIFYFDNTSTLPAGAVRNTWYHSALFDALTHEDGAPGEDDIQSQFNGALGSTGCLEGSKWYFGLDGKTPAGSINFLNVVLHEMAHGLGFSGFNSLTTGSPYVGDDGVARPDIYSTFVYNDTQQKKWYDLTAAQRVTAALDDGKLVFTGPTVKAEAPLALGTPDVFHVTAPAAAVGDYTFSQASFGPLATASNFTGSVVQASPADGCTAITNGSALAGKIALIDRGTCDFTVKTLNAQSAGAKAVLIANNQAGAITPGGTPASPVTIPVIAISQADGSKLKANLTGLTGAVGKGTGLAGADAQGNVQLYAPTVLAQGSSFSHYDTRLTPNAIMEYAINQDLVGQIDVDLTPALFQDIGWGLNRTSQKLLTCDTGIPTLVPGGVIIGANVISNAKILAGAAATVGDYRSAVHAYATQLATDGLVTAAQASSLNACLSDTQTQAQYDAWGPPAAPPAIVLANNTALNGQKGAAGATTAYQLTVPANAKTLTLRTYGGSGDVSISVTDPKGVVKAQPNRPGNSEPFTAAKPAAGVWTLTVKGEAAYSGVSVLGAYTL from the coding sequence ATGATTCGCCGCAGCCTTCTCTTCACCGCGCTCGCCGCCGCCGGACTGTTCACCGCCGTGAGCACCCAGGCCGCCGAGATCAAGATCGTCAATCAGGACGTCGGCACCGGCAAGGGTCTCGACGATCCGACCCCGGCCACACCGGTCGGCGGTAACCCCGGCACCACGGTCGGCAAGCAGGCGCTGAACGTCTACCAGTTCGCCGCGGATATCTGGGGCGCCGTACTGCAGAGCGACGTCACCATCTCCAACGGCGCGACGTTCGAGCCGCTCTCGTGCGATGCCACCTCGGGCGTGCTCGGATCGTCCGGCACGACGTACATCTTCTACTTCGACAACACCAGCACCTTGCCCGCGGGCGCGGTGCGCAACACGTGGTATCACTCCGCGCTGTTCGACGCGCTGACCCATGAAGACGGTGCGCCGGGCGAAGACGATATCCAGAGCCAGTTCAACGGTGCGCTGGGTTCCACGGGATGCCTCGAAGGATCGAAGTGGTACTTCGGTCTGGACGGCAAGACGCCCGCCGGTTCGATCAACTTCCTCAACGTCGTGCTGCACGAAATGGCGCACGGTCTCGGTTTCTCGGGCTTCAACAGCCTGACCACGGGGTCGCCGTATGTCGGTGACGATGGCGTGGCTCGTCCCGACATCTACTCCACCTTCGTCTACAACGACACGCAGCAGAAGAAGTGGTACGACCTCACCGCCGCGCAGCGCGTCACGGCCGCGCTGGACGACGGCAAGCTCGTCTTCACGGGGCCGACGGTGAAGGCCGAAGCACCGCTGGCGCTCGGTACGCCGGACGTCTTCCACGTCACCGCGCCGGCCGCCGCCGTGGGTGATTACACCTTCTCGCAGGCTTCGTTCGGTCCGCTGGCGACGGCCTCCAACTTCACGGGCAGCGTCGTCCAGGCAAGCCCCGCGGACGGCTGCACAGCCATCACCAACGGCTCGGCACTCGCCGGCAAGATCGCCCTGATCGACCGTGGCACCTGCGATTTCACCGTAAAAACGCTGAACGCACAGAGCGCGGGCGCCAAGGCGGTGCTCATCGCCAACAACCAGGCGGGCGCGATCACGCCGGGAGGCACACCCGCCTCGCCGGTCACCATTCCGGTGATCGCGATCAGCCAGGCGGACGGCAGTAAGCTCAAGGCGAACCTGACCGGTCTCACCGGCGCGGTCGGCAAGGGCACGGGTCTGGCCGGTGCGGATGCGCAGGGTAACGTGCAGTTGTATGCACCGACGGTCCTCGCTCAGGGCTCGTCGTTCTCGCATTACGACACGCGCCTGACGCCGAACGCGATCATGGAATACGCGATCAACCAGGACCTCGTCGGACAGATCGACGTCGACCTCACGCCCGCGCTGTTCCAGGACATCGGCTGGGGTCTCAACCGCACCTCGCAGAAGCTGCTCACGTGCGACACAGGCATTCCGACCCTCGTCCCGGGCGGCGTGATCATCGGTGCGAACGTGATCTCCAACGCGAAGATCCTCGCCGGTGCGGCTGCCACGGTCGGCGACTATCGCTCCGCGGTGCACGCGTATGCGACGCAGCTGGCGACCGACGGCCTGGTCACGGCGGCGCAGGCGTCGAGCCTCAACGCCTGCCTGTCCGATACGCAGACGCAGGCGCAGTACGACGCCTGGGGTCCGCCGGCCGCGCCGCCCGCGATCGTGCTCGCCAACAACACCGCCCTGAACGGCCAGAAGGGCGCAGCCGGTGCCACGACCGCGTACCAGCTGACGGTGCCGGCCAACGCGAAGACGCTGACCCTGCGCACCTACGGTGGCTCGGGCGACGTGTCGATCTCGGTGACCGATCCGAAGGGTGTGGTCAAGGCGCAGCCGAACCGTCCGGGCAACAGCGAGCCGTTCACGGCCGCCAAGCCTGCGGCCGGTGTGTGGACGCTGACGGTGAAGGGGGAAGCGGCGTATTCGGGCGTGAGTGTCCTGGGTGCGTACACGCTGTGA
- a CDS encoding post-PEP-CTERM-1 domain-containing protein produces the protein MNSRTLAQALGLVLTGIFTVATAAQAAETPQVTAPQTVMVQGVQVAIDPSTGRLREPTAAERAALSKAFQVNAGKSASLSARPRTAADAKSTFRTVSLGNGVHARAVRVPQELMSSVVAERQPDGSVSIHHDDHGVQAAPKAPEVTR, from the coding sequence ATGAATTCACGAACACTGGCACAGGCTCTGGGCCTGGTGCTGACGGGCATCTTCACCGTGGCGACAGCGGCGCAGGCCGCTGAAACGCCGCAGGTCACCGCGCCGCAGACCGTCATGGTCCAGGGCGTGCAGGTGGCCATCGATCCTTCGACCGGCCGCCTCCGCGAGCCCACCGCCGCCGAGCGCGCGGCGTTGTCGAAGGCCTTCCAGGTCAACGCGGGCAAGTCGGCATCGCTCAGCGCGCGACCGCGCACCGCCGCCGATGCGAAGTCGACGTTCCGTACGGTCAGCCTCGGTAATGGCGTTCACGCCAGGGCCGTGCGCGTTCCGCAGGAGCTGATGAGCAGCGTCGTCGCCGAGCGCCAGCCCGACGGCAGCGTATCGATCCACCATGACGACCACGGCGTACAGGCTGCGCCGAAGGCACCGGAGGTCACACGATGA